Proteins encoded by one window of Culicoides brevitarsis isolate CSIRO-B50_1 chromosome 2, AGI_CSIRO_Cbre_v1, whole genome shotgun sequence:
- the LOC134830802 gene encoding DNA-directed RNA polymerase I subunit RPA43: protein MKFLTKAKYIKYTRAELERYTSDESSCVQKIHAREHLGISMAGLQNLRETISRILDSKIGRFDRNRNGIILDIRNTKVLDTPSQIRHDSADLHLDIESDFYVFQPRIGAIVTGVVKHISQSNIGVIIYRVFNVAVKFTTGMRNVKVNQEIKIRVLDFDLDNRVPEIQGELVANPKTETENDGDSGISTEDVATTLKIKQEKDSDAGPSKKNKKNGTAVDEDDIESFAKLKKRRSILVNNETSRRSTLPKHVSFSDTQVPVKTEVDKEQTPKKKKDKRLKSPSPPPKLDETGFNAFEELIEKDLQSTIIGSLDTSVTIKTEKSPTKKSKKRKRDTEDDAEAVEETQVIKKKKIKEEPATRVTIKKEKDDESSSQSDSKKSKKKDKHKNNSFHTTLESILDEAEVSSSSSSTQKRAKRHKVPKIKKEKV from the coding sequence atgaaatttctcacaaaagcCAAGTACATAAAATACACGCGTGCCGAGCTCGAACGCTACACGTCAGACGAGTCGTCATGCGTTCAAAAGATTCACGCTCGCGAACACCTGGGCATCTCGATGGCGGGTCTGCAAAATCTCCGGGAAACCATTTCCCGCATTCTCGATAGCAAAATTGGGCGTTTTGATCGAAATCGCAACGGCATCATCTTGGACATCCGAAACACAAAAGTGCTCGATACGCCATCGCAAATCCGGCATGACAGCGCCGACTTGCATTTGGACATTGAATCGGATTTTTACGTGTTCCAGCCACGAATTGGCGCTATTGTGACGGGCGTCGTCAAGCACATTAGTCAATCGAATATCGGGGTGATCATTTATCGTGTCTTTAATGTGGCAGTAAAGTTCACGACGGGCATGCGGAACGTCAAGGTGAATCAAGAGATTAAAATACGGGTTTTAGATTTCGATTTGGACAACAGAGTACCCGAAATTCAAGGAGAACTTGTGGCAAATCCCAAAACGGAGACAGAAAATGACGGCGATAGCGGAATAAGTACCGAAGATGTCGCCACAAcactaaaaattaagcaaGAAAAAGACTCGGATGCCGGTCCAAgtaagaaaaacaagaaaaatggtACCGCCGTGGATGAGGACGACATTGAATCATTCGCAAAACTGAAGAAACGACGGtcaattttagtaaataacGAAACGTCTCGAAGATCAACGTTGCCAAAACACGTTTCTTTTAGTGACACCCAAGTACCTGTCAAAACGGAAGTCGACAAGGAGCAAAcgccgaagaaaaaaaaggataaacgACTCAAATCTCCAAGTCCTCCCCCAAAGCTGGATGAAACGGGATTCAACGCGTTTGAAGAACTCATCGAAAAAGACTTGCAAAGCACGATAATTGGATCCTTAGACACAAGTGTGACgataaaaacggaaaaaagtcccacgaaaaagagcaaaaagagGAAACGTGATACCGAAGATGACGCCGAAGCGGTAGAAGAAACACAAGTTatcaagaaaaagaaaataaaagaagaaccCGCAACCAGAGTTACCATCAAGAAGGAAAAAGACGACGAAAGTAGCTCACAATCAGACTCTAAAAAGTCCAAAAAGAAggacaaacacaaaaataactcTTTCCACACGACGCTAGAATCGATTTTGGACGAGGCGGAAGTGAGTAGCAGCAGCAGTTCTACTCAAAAACGCGCGAAACGCCACAAAGtgccaaaaattaagaaagaaaaagtttag